A genomic region of Candidatus Schekmanbacteria bacterium contains the following coding sequences:
- the rpsD gene encoding 30S ribosomal protein S4 codes for MARYREAACRLCRREGLKLFLKGDKCFEKCTFEKRGYPPGHSGKFTRGKFSEYGIQLREKQKVKRIYGILERQFRSYFKMAERQKGITGENLLMLLERRLDNIVFKMNFAASRPLARQFVTHGHFRVNGRKVNIPSYLVKAGDTIDLDEGSKKLDIVNQIGKLSNRGAVPAWLETDRENAKGKVLSLPRRDYITIPIQEQLIVELYSK; via the coding sequence TTGGCAAGATATAGAGAAGCCGCTTGCAGGCTTTGCAGGAGAGAAGGTTTAAAGCTGTTTTTGAAGGGAGACAAGTGCTTTGAGAAATGCACTTTTGAGAAAAGAGGTTATCCGCCGGGACACAGCGGAAAGTTTACACGCGGAAAGTTTTCAGAGTACGGAATACAGCTCAGGGAAAAACAAAAGGTAAAAAGGATATACGGAATACTCGAGCGCCAGTTCAGAAGCTACTTTAAAATGGCTGAGCGACAGAAGGGAATCACCGGAGAAAACCTGCTGATGCTTCTTGAACGGAGACTTGATAATATTGTTTTCAAAATGAACTTTGCAGCTTCACGTCCGCTTGCAAGGCAGTTTGTAACTCACGGCCATTTCCGTGTGAACGGCAGGAAAGTAAACATTCCTTCCTACCTGGTAAAAGCAGGTGATACAATCGATCTTGATGAGGGGAGCAAAAAACTTGATATCGTGAATCAGATTGGGAAGCTTTCAAACAGAGGCGCAGTGCCGGCGTGGCTTGAGACAGACAGGGAAAATGCCAAAGGCAAAGTGTTAAGTCTGCCGCGCAGGGATTACATCACTATACCAATCCAGGAACAGCTTATAGTGGAATTATATTCGAAGTAA